A single Sodalis-like secondary symbiont of Drepanosiphum platanoidis DNA region contains:
- the rpoA gene encoding DNA-directed RNA polymerase subunit alpha: MQNSLTNFLKPRLVGIEQISLTHSKVTLEPLERGFGHTLGNALRRILLSSMPGCAVTEVEIDDILHEYSSKDGIKEDIIEILLNLKSLAIKIYEKDVVTLNLKKSGCCIVTANDIIHNNNVDILNKDHIICNLTHKNSSINMRIKVQRGRGYDPASLRIISEENNTKSIGRLLVDACYSPIERISYNVEAARVENRTDLDKLIMEIETNGTIDPEEAIRRAATILSEQLESFIDLKDIRQQEIIEKKPDFDPILLRPVDDLELTVRSANCLKTEMIHYIGDLIQRTEVELLKTPNLGKKSLTEIKDVLALRGLSLGMKIENWPPTNISD, translated from the coding sequence ATGCAAAATTCTTTAACAAATTTCTTAAAACCACGTTTAGTAGGAATTGAGCAAATTAGTTTAACTCATTCTAAAGTAACTTTAGAACCATTAGAACGTGGTTTTGGTCATACATTAGGTAATGCTCTTAGAAGAATTTTGTTATCATCAATGCCAGGATGTGCAGTTACTGAAGTAGAAATTGATGATATATTACATGAATATAGTTCTAAAGATGGAATAAAGGAAGATATTATTGAAATTTTATTAAATTTAAAAAGTTTAGCAATAAAAATATATGAAAAAGATGTTGTAACATTAAATTTAAAAAAATCTGGATGTTGTATAGTTACTGCAAATGACATTATACATAATAATAATGTAGATATTTTAAATAAAGATCATATTATTTGTAATTTAACTCATAAAAATTCTTCTATAAATATGAGAATTAAAGTACAACGTGGTCGTGGTTATGATCCAGCTTCATTAAGAATAATTTCTGAAGAAAATAATACTAAATCTATTGGAAGATTATTAGTAGATGCATGTTATAGTCCAATAGAAAGAATTTCTTATAATGTAGAAGCAGCAAGAGTTGAAAATAGAACTGATTTAGATAAATTAATAATGGAAATAGAAACTAATGGAACAATAGATCCAGAAGAAGCAATACGTCGTGCAGCAACAATATTATCTGAACAACTTGAATCATTTATTGATTTAAAAGATATAAGACAACAAGAAATTATAGAAAAAAAACCAGATTTTGATCCAATATTACTTAGACCAGTAGATGATTTAGAATTGACAGTAAGATCAGCTAATTGTTTAAAAACAGAAATGATTCATTATATTGGAGATCTTATTCAACGCACTGAAGTAGAACTTTTAAAAACACCAAATCTTGGAAAAAAATCTCTTACTGAAATTAAAGATGTATTAGCTTTAAGAGGTTTATCTTTAGGCATGAAAATAGAAAATTGGCCTCCTACAAATATTTCAGATTAA
- the rplO gene encoding 50S ribosomal protein L15, giving the protein MRLNNLSPSIGSTKNKKRKGRGIGSGLGKTCGRGHKGQKSRAGKKIRRGFEGGQTPLYRRLPKFGFKSRISQKTKEVKLSELSKINNSLITLDVLKSFNIIRKKTKFVKIMLSGNIKKQITLRGIRVSKGARLAIESLGGIIEECK; this is encoded by the coding sequence ATGCGTTTAAATAATTTATCTCCTTCTATAGGATCAACAAAAAATAAAAAAAGAAAAGGACGAGGTATTGGTTCTGGTTTAGGAAAAACTTGTGGACGTGGACATAAAGGACAAAAATCACGTGCAGGTAAAAAAATTAGACGTGGTTTTGAAGGAGGGCAAACTCCATTATATAGGAGATTGCCCAAATTTGGATTTAAATCACGAATTAGTCAAAAAACAAAAGAAGTAAAACTTTCTGAATTATCTAAAATAAATAATTCTTTAATTACATTAGATGTATTGAAATCTTTTAATATTATAAGAAAAAAAACTAAATTTGTTAAGATTATGTTATCTGGTAATATAAAAAAACAAATAACTTTACGTGGAATACGTGTAAGTAAAGGTGCTAGATTAGCAATAGAATCTTTAGGTGGAATTATAGAGGAATGTAAATAA
- the rpsD gene encoding 30S ribosomal protein S4 translates to MARYLGPRLKLNRREGSDLLLISGVRSLDSKCKIDKLPGQHGLHKSRISDYGIQLREKQKIKRIYGILEKQFINYYKEALRTKGNTSENLLKLLEVRLDNVVYRMGFGSTRSEARQIINHKTIMVNNKIVNIPSYKVIPKDIIKVRKKSIKQSRIQAALELSEQREKPIWIQVNKKEMNGIFTRIPDRSDLPSDINEHLIIEFYSK, encoded by the coding sequence ATGGCAAGATATTTAGGTCCAAGATTAAAATTAAATAGAAGAGAAGGATCAGATCTTTTATTAATATCTGGTGTACGTTCATTAGATTCTAAATGTAAAATTGATAAATTACCTGGACAACATGGATTACATAAATCAAGAATTTCTGATTATGGTATTCAATTAAGAGAAAAACAAAAAATAAAAAGAATTTATGGAATTTTAGAAAAACAATTTATTAATTATTATAAAGAAGCATTACGTACTAAAGGAAATACTAGTGAAAATTTATTAAAATTATTAGAAGTAAGATTAGATAATGTTGTATATCGTATGGGATTTGGATCTACTCGTTCAGAAGCAAGACAAATCATTAATCATAAAACAATTATGGTTAATAATAAAATTGTAAATATTCCATCTTATAAAGTTATACCTAAAGATATAATAAAAGTTAGAAAAAAATCAATTAAACAATCACGTATTCAAGCAGCATTAGAATTATCTGAACAAAGAGAAAAACCAATATGGATTCAAGTTAATAAAAAAGAAATGAATGGAATTTTTACACGTATTCCTGATAGATCAGATTTGCCTTCAGATATTAATGAACATTTAATTATTGAATTTTATTCAAAATAA
- the secY gene encoding preprotein translocase subunit SecY yields MKRKKNINFSKSKNGLNELKKRLIFVVISIIIFRIGSFIPIPGINISIITKLILEQKNTIIELFNMFSGGALSRASIFALGIVPYISSSIIIQLITTLSPMLSDLKKEGESGRKKISKYTRYGTFILSLFQATGVSIGLTKIPGIQDLLIIKGILFYLISITSLVSGTMFLMWLGGQITNKGIGNGISMIIFSGILSSLPSAISNTIEKSRQGELNFLSIILIILIIFLITYFVVFIERGQRRIIVSYPQRQQGRRIYSSRNTHLPLKINMAGVIPAIFASSIILFPITLISWFGKGINCKFLLKIFTYLQPGKLLYTFLYIIIIIFFCFFYTSLVFNSRETADNLKKSGAFISGIRPGEKTANYIDKITNRLTLIGSIYISFISLVPEIIKSIVKVPFYFGGTSLLIVVVVIIDFITQVQTIMISSQYDSTLKKSKLKKF; encoded by the coding sequence ATTAAAAGAAAAAAAAATATAAATTTTAGCAAATCTAAAAATGGATTAAATGAATTAAAAAAAAGATTAATATTTGTTGTAATTTCTATAATAATTTTTAGAATTGGATCATTTATTCCAATTCCAGGTATTAATATATCTATTATAACAAAATTAATATTAGAACAAAAAAATACAATAATTGAATTATTTAATATGTTTTCTGGAGGAGCTTTAAGTAGAGCATCTATATTTGCTTTAGGTATTGTTCCATATATTTCTTCATCTATTATTATACAACTTATTACAACATTAAGCCCTATGCTTTCAGATTTAAAAAAAGAAGGAGAATCTGGTAGAAAAAAAATTAGTAAATATACTCGTTATGGAACATTTATATTAAGTTTATTTCAAGCAACTGGAGTATCTATTGGATTAACAAAAATTCCAGGAATACAAGATTTATTAATTATTAAAGGAATATTATTTTACTTAATATCAATAACAAGTTTAGTATCTGGAACAATGTTTTTAATGTGGTTAGGAGGACAAATAACAAATAAAGGAATTGGAAATGGTATATCTATGATTATTTTTTCAGGAATTTTATCTAGTTTACCATCAGCTATAAGTAATACTATTGAAAAATCAAGACAAGGTGAATTAAATTTTTTAAGTATTATTTTAATTATATTAATTATATTTTTAATTACTTATTTTGTTGTTTTTATAGAAAGAGGTCAAAGAAGAATTATTGTAAGTTATCCACAAAGACAACAAGGTCGTCGTATTTATTCTAGTAGAAACACTCATTTACCTTTAAAAATTAATATGGCTGGTGTAATACCTGCTATTTTTGCTTCTAGTATTATATTATTTCCAATAACTTTAATATCTTGGTTTGGTAAAGGAATAAATTGTAAATTTTTATTAAAAATTTTTACATATCTACAACCTGGAAAATTATTATATACATTTTTATATATTATAATAATAATATTTTTTTGTTTTTTTTATACATCTTTAGTATTTAATTCACGTGAAACAGCAGATAATCTTAAAAAATCAGGAGCATTTATATCTGGAATACGTCCAGGAGAAAAAACAGCAAATTATATTGATAAAATTACAAATAGATTAACTTTAATTGGATCAATTTATATTTCATTTATATCTTTAGTTCCAGAAATAATAAAAAGTATTGTTAAGGTTCCATTTTATTTTGGAGGAACTTCATTATTAATTGTTGTTGTTGTTATAATAGATTTTATTACTCAAGTTCAAACTATAATGATATCAAGTCAATATGACTCTACATTAAAAAAATCAAAATTAAAAAAATTTTAA
- the rpmD gene encoding 50S ribosomal protein L30, with the protein MKTIKITQKKSKIKKILKHKSTLIGLGLKYIGHTVERKYTPEIIGMIRSISYMIKIEK; encoded by the coding sequence TTGAAAACTATAAAAATAACTCAAAAAAAAAGTAAAATAAAAAAAATTTTAAAACATAAATCTACATTAATTGGTTTAGGTTTAAAATATATTGGACATACAGTAGAACGAAAATATACACCAGAAATAATAGGTATGATACGTTCTATATCATATATGATTAAAATTGAGAAATAA
- the rplX gene encoding 50S ribosomal protein L24, which yields MSSKIHCKDTVIIITGKYKGKIGLIKNIFSNGKAIVKGININKKHKKPSQNQSGCILEIEAPIQISNLMIFNKSTNKPDRICFKIKNGKKIRIFKSNNQIIK from the coding sequence ATGTCATCAAAAATACATTGCAAAGATACAGTTATAATAATAACTGGAAAATATAAAGGAAAAATAGGATTAATAAAAAATATTTTTTCTAATGGAAAAGCTATAGTTAAAGGAATTAATATAAATAAAAAACATAAAAAACCATCACAAAATCAATCTGGATGTATTCTAGAAATAGAAGCTCCAATTCAAATATCTAATCTTATGATTTTTAATAAATCAACTAATAAACCTGACAGAATTTGTTTTAAAATTAAAAATGGAAAAAAAATAAGAATTTTTAAATCAAATAATCAAATAATTAAGTAA
- the rpsM gene encoding 30S ribosomal protein S13, producing the protein MIRIAGINIPDNKHVIIALRSIYGIGKTRSKKICNHMKLTNHIKISDLSEDQIYNLRDLVSKYIVEGDLRREITLNIKRLIDLNTYRGLRHRRNLPVRGQRTKTNARTRKGPIKLIKK; encoded by the coding sequence GTGATAAGAATAGCAGGAATTAATATTCCAGATAATAAACATGTTATTATTGCTCTTAGATCTATATATGGTATTGGTAAAACACGTTCTAAAAAAATTTGTAATCATATGAAACTTACTAATCATATAAAAATTAGTGATCTTTCTGAAGATCAAATATATAATTTACGTGATTTAGTTTCTAAATATATTGTTGAAGGTGATTTAAGAAGAGAAATAACTTTAAATATTAAAAGATTAATAGATTTAAATACTTATAGAGGACTCAGACATAGAAGAAATCTTCCTGTAAGAGGTCAACGTACAAAAACAAATGCTCGTACTAGAAAGGGTCCAATAAAATTAATTAAAAAATAA
- the rpsK gene encoding 30S ribosomal protein S11 — translation MPKLPIKKRKKIKKQILDGIAHIHASFNNTIITITDKNGNTLGWATSGGSGFRGSRKSTPFAAQIAAENCAAKVKEYGIKNLEVIIKGPGPGRESTIRALNTSGFRITHITDVTPIPHNGCRPPKKRRV, via the coding sequence ATGCCTAAATTACCTATTAAAAAAAGAAAAAAAATAAAAAAACAAATTTTAGATGGAATTGCTCATATACATGCATCTTTTAACAATACTATTATTACTATTACTGATAAAAATGGTAATACATTAGGATGGGCAACTTCAGGTGGATCTGGATTTCGTGGTTCAAGAAAATCTACTCCATTTGCTGCTCAAATTGCTGCAGAAAATTGTGCTGCAAAAGTTAAAGAATATGGAATAAAAAATCTTGAAGTTATAATTAAAGGTCCTGGTCCTGGTAGAGAATCTACTATACGTGCTTTAAATACATCTGGATTTCGAATTACTCATATTACTGATGTAACTCCTATACCACATAATGGATGTAGACCACCTAAAAAAAGACGAGTATAG
- the rpmJ gene encoding 50S ribosomal protein L36: protein MKVRSSIKILCRNCKIIKRKNVIRVICKVNPKHKQRQG from the coding sequence ATGAAAGTTCGATCTTCTATTAAAATATTATGTCGTAACTGTAAAATTATAAAACGTAAAAATGTTATTCGTGTAATTTGTAAAGTAAATCCAAAACATAAACAAAGACAAGGTTAA
- the rplF gene encoding 50S ribosomal protein L6, with protein sequence MSRISKIPIIIPDDIIVKIKRNNILIKKNDIDLNQKISKLVIVKKDNNILKCSPINNTKNSWAISGTTRSLLNNMIIGLTKGFIKKLKLIGIGYKASIKNKIIYLSLGFSHIIKYKLPERINIECYNQTEIIIKGYDKQVVGQVASDIRSYRPPEPYKGKGIRYFDEIVKIKETKKK encoded by the coding sequence ATGTCACGTATTTCAAAAATTCCAATTATCATACCAGATGATATAATTGTAAAAATAAAAAGAAATAATATTTTAATAAAAAAAAATGATATTGATTTAAATCAAAAAATAAGTAAATTAGTTATTGTAAAAAAAGATAATAATATATTAAAATGTTCTCCTATTAATAATACAAAAAATAGTTGGGCTATTTCAGGAACTACTCGTTCTTTATTAAATAATATGATTATTGGATTAACAAAAGGATTTATTAAAAAATTAAAACTTATTGGAATTGGATATAAAGCGTCAATAAAAAATAAAATTATTTATTTATCTTTAGGTTTTTCTCATATTATTAAATATAAATTACCTGAAAGAATAAATATAGAATGTTATAATCAAACAGAAATTATAATTAAAGGATATGATAAACAAGTTGTTGGTCAAGTAGCATCAGATATAAGATCTTATCGTCCTCCTGAACCATATAAAGGTAAAGGTATTAGATATTTTGATGAAATAGTAAAAATTAAAGAAACAAAGAAAAAATAA
- the rpsE gene encoding 30S ribosomal protein S5, with translation MAHIEKQSNEFQEKLIAVNRVSKTVKGGRVFSFTALTVVGDRKGKVGFGYGKAREVPAAIQKAMEKARYNMIFIHLKNGKTIQHSINGSFTGSKVFMKPASEGTGIIAGGAMRSVLEVAGIHNILAKSYGSNNPINVVRATIEALKNMKYPEIIANKRGKFIEEITG, from the coding sequence ATGGCGCACATTGAAAAACAATCTAACGAATTTCAAGAAAAATTAATTGCAGTAAATCGTGTGTCAAAAACTGTAAAAGGTGGACGTGTTTTTAGTTTTACTGCATTAACAGTTGTAGGGGATAGAAAAGGTAAAGTAGGATTTGGTTATGGAAAAGCTAGAGAAGTACCTGCTGCAATACAAAAAGCAATGGAAAAAGCTCGTTATAATATGATATTTATTCATTTAAAAAATGGAAAAACTATTCAACATTCAATAAATGGATCTTTTACTGGATCTAAAGTATTTATGAAACCTGCTTCTGAAGGAACAGGAATTATTGCAGGTGGAGCTATGCGTTCTGTATTAGAAGTTGCAGGTATTCATAATATATTAGCTAAATCATATGGTTCGAATAATCCAATAAATGTTGTACGTGCTACAATTGAAGCGTTAAAAAATATGAAATATCCTGAAATTATTGCTAATAAACGTGGAAAATTTATTGAAGAAATTACTGGTTAA
- the rpsN gene encoding 30S ribosomal protein S14, giving the protein MAKQSMKEREIKRIKLAKKFFNKRNKLKKIISNKKFSDKQRWNAVLKLQSFPRDSSPSRQRNRCRQTGRPHAFLRKFGLSRIKLREFAMKGEIPGLRKSSW; this is encoded by the coding sequence ATGGCTAAGCAATCTATGAAAGAACGAGAAATAAAACGTATAAAATTAGCAAAAAAATTTTTTAATAAACGTAATAAATTAAAAAAAATTATTTCTAATAAAAAATTTTCAGATAAACAAAGATGGAATGCTGTTTTAAAATTACAATCTTTTCCACGTGATTCTAGTCCATCTCGTCAAAGAAATAGGTGTCGTCAAACAGGAAGACCACATGCTTTTTTACGAAAATTTGGATTAAGTAGGATTAAACTTCGTGAATTTGCAATGAAAGGAGAAATACCTGGATTAAGAAAATCTAGTTGGTAA
- the rplQ gene encoding 50S ribosomal protein L17, whose translation MNHRKIGRKLNRNSSHRKSMFKNIIDSLLKNEIIKTTLPKAKEMRRFIEPLITTSKKDNVSNRRIIFKFIRNKSILSKLFNEIGPRFKNRMGGYTRIFKCGFRSGDNAPMAYIELIDRNKNNLKNKK comes from the coding sequence ATGAACCATAGAAAAATTGGACGTAAACTTAATAGAAATAGTAGTCATCGTAAATCAATGTTTAAAAATATAATTGATTCATTATTAAAAAATGAAATAATAAAAACTACACTTCCTAAAGCAAAAGAAATGAGAAGATTTATAGAACCATTAATAACAACTTCAAAAAAAGATAATGTCTCTAATAGAAGAATAATATTTAAATTTATTAGAAATAAAAGTATTTTATCAAAATTATTTAATGAAATTGGTCCTAGATTTAAAAATAGAATGGGAGGGTATACTCGTATTTTTAAATGTGGTTTTCGATCTGGAGATAATGCTCCTATGGCTTATATAGAATTAATAGATCGTAATAAGAATAATTTAAAAAATAAAAAATAA
- the rpsH gene encoding 30S ribosomal protein S8 produces the protein MSMQDPISDMIVRIHNGQNAYKNLISMPSSKMKISIANILKNEGFIKDYECIESNKPILILKLKYFKGKPVIEMIKRISKPGLRIYKKSDKLPKVMDGMGIVIISTSKGIITDKKARKSNIGGEIICYVS, from the coding sequence ATGAGCATGCAAGATCCTATATCAGATATGATAGTACGTATACATAACGGACAAAATGCATATAAAAATTTAATTTCTATGCCTTCATCTAAAATGAAAATATCTATAGCAAATATTTTAAAAAATGAAGGTTTTATTAAAGATTATGAATGTATTGAAAGTAATAAACCTATTTTGATATTAAAATTAAAATATTTTAAAGGAAAACCAGTAATAGAAATGATTAAAAGAATTAGTAAACCAGGATTACGTATATATAAAAAATCAGATAAATTACCTAAAGTTATGGATGGAATGGGAATAGTTATAATATCAACATCCAAAGGAATAATAACTGATAAAAAAGCTAGAAAATCTAATATTGGTGGTGAAATAATTTGTTATGTATCTTAA
- the rpmC gene encoding 50S ribosomal protein L29 — protein MKKNKKKYILKLKNELLCLCKEQFNLKMRMSSKQLNQTHLIKKVRKKISRIKTLLSCKEKI, from the coding sequence ATGAAAAAAAATAAAAAAAAATATATATTAAAACTAAAAAATGAATTATTGTGTTTATGTAAAGAACAGTTTAATCTTAAAATGAGAATGTCTAGTAAACAATTAAATCAAACTCATTTAATTAAAAAAGTTAGAAAAAAAATTTCTAGAATAAAAACATTATTATCATGTAAGGAAAAAATATAA
- the rplP gene encoding 50S ribosomal protein L16 → MLQPKQTKFRKMQKGRNRGKIIGDNIKFGEFGLKAIDRGRLTARQIESARRVMTRFVKRQGKIWIRIFPDKPITKKPLEVRMGKGKGNVEYWVTLIKPGKILYEINGISKDIAIKAFKLASSKLPIKTIFIYKLK, encoded by the coding sequence ATGTTACAACCAAAACAAACTAAATTTAGAAAAATGCAAAAAGGAAGAAATAGAGGAAAAATTATAGGAGATAATATTAAATTTGGTGAATTTGGATTAAAAGCAATAGATAGAGGTAGATTAACTGCTAGACAAATTGAATCTGCTAGAAGAGTTATGACTAGATTTGTTAAAAGACAAGGAAAAATATGGATAAGAATTTTTCCAGATAAACCTATTACTAAAAAACCATTAGAAGTAAGAATGGGTAAAGGAAAAGGTAATGTAGAATATTGGGTAACTTTAATAAAACCAGGCAAAATACTTTATGAAATTAATGGTATATCAAAAGATATAGCTATTAAAGCATTTAAACTTGCTTCATCAAAACTTCCAATTAAAACAATTTTTATATATAAATTAAAATAA
- the rpsQ gene encoding 30S ribosomal protein S17 produces the protein MRGNNIRILKGKVIKNKMQKSIIVSIERLVKHKLYGKFIKHTTKLHVHDCKNESNVGDVVEIHECRPISKTKSWKLFKILKKFNK, from the coding sequence ATGAGAGGTAATAATATTCGTATACTTAAAGGAAAAGTTATTAAAAATAAAATGCAAAAATCTATTATTGTTTCAATTGAACGTTTAGTAAAACATAAATTATATGGTAAATTTATAAAACATACTACAAAATTACATGTACATGATTGTAAAAATGAAAGTAATGTTGGAGATGTTGTAGAAATTCATGAATGTCGTCCAATTTCTAAAACAAAATCATGGAAATTATTTAAAATTTTAAAAAAATTTAATAAATAA
- the rplR gene encoding 50S ribosomal protein L18 codes for MNKKKSRIRRASNSRYKLKKLKAIRLIVHRTSKHIYAQIIEPKNSKILITSSTLQKYVINNKINTSNKISASIIGKNLAEKALKKGIKKVSFDRSGFKYHGRIKALAESARASGLQF; via the coding sequence ATGAATAAAAAAAAATCACGTATTCGTAGAGCATCTAATAGTAGATATAAATTAAAAAAATTAAAAGCTATTAGATTAATTGTACATCGTACATCAAAACATATATATGCACAAATTATTGAACCAAAAAATTCAAAAATATTAATAACATCTTCTACATTACAAAAATATGTTATAAACAATAAAATAAATACTAGTAATAAAATATCAGCTAGTATTATAGGTAAAAATTTAGCTGAAAAAGCTTTAAAAAAAGGTATAAAAAAAGTATCTTTTGATAGATCTGGATTTAAATATCATGGTCGAATTAAAGCATTAGCAGAATCAGCTCGTGCTTCTGGTCTTCAGTTTTAA
- the rplN gene encoding 50S ribosomal protein L14 — translation MIQEQSVLTVADNSSARYVMCIKVLGGSKRRYANIGDIIKITVKEAIPHGKVKKGDVLKAVVVRTKKGIRRPDGSVIRFDNNACVLLNDTNEQPIGTRIFGPVTRELRNEKFMKIISLAPEVL, via the coding sequence ATGATTCAAGAACAAAGTGTTTTAACTGTAGCTGATAATTCAAGTGCTCGTTATGTTATGTGTATTAAAGTTTTAGGAGGTTCTAAAAGAAGATATGCAAACATAGGAGATATAATTAAAATTACTGTTAAAGAAGCTATTCCTCATGGAAAAGTAAAAAAAGGAGATGTTCTTAAAGCAGTAGTAGTTAGAACAAAAAAAGGAATAAGAAGACCTGATGGATCTGTTATAAGATTTGATAATAATGCTTGTGTTTTATTAAACGATACTAATGAACAACCTATTGGTACTCGTATTTTTGGACCTGTAACTAGAGAATTACGTAATGAAAAATTTATGAAAATAATTTCTTTAGCTCCAGAAGTTCTTTAA
- the rplE gene encoding 50S ribosomal protein L5, translating into MEKFYNLYKKKIIFKLIKIFNYKSIMQVPKIKKITINVGVGESISDKKMLNKSLLDLSIISGQKPLITKAKKSISGFKIRQGYPIGCKVTLRRKRMWEFLERLIIISIPRIRDFRGLSKKSFDGKGNYNIGIKEQIIFPEIDYDKVEKIRGMNISITTNAKSDKEGYFLLKYFNFPFKK; encoded by the coding sequence ATGGAAAAATTTTATAATTTATATAAAAAAAAAATAATTTTTAAGTTAATAAAAATTTTTAATTATAAATCCATAATGCAAGTTCCAAAAATAAAAAAAATAACTATTAATGTAGGAGTTGGAGAATCAATTTCTGATAAAAAAATGTTAAATAAATCATTATTAGATTTATCTATCATTTCAGGACAAAAACCATTAATTACTAAAGCAAAAAAATCTATATCTGGTTTTAAAATAAGACAAGGTTACCCAATAGGATGTAAAGTTACATTACGTAGAAAAAGAATGTGGGAATTTCTTGAAAGATTAATTATTATTTCTATACCAAGAATTCGTGATTTTAGAGGATTATCTAAAAAATCATTTGATGGAAAAGGAAATTATAATATAGGAATTAAAGAACAAATTATTTTTCCAGAAATTGATTATGATAAAGTAGAGAAAATTAGAGGTATGAATATAAGTATAACAACTAATGCAAAATCTGATAAAGAAGGATATTTTTTATTAAAATATTTTAATTTTCCATTTAAAAAATAA